In Excalfactoria chinensis isolate bCotChi1 chromosome 5, bCotChi1.hap2, whole genome shotgun sequence, a single genomic region encodes these proteins:
- the STX3 gene encoding syntaxin-3 produces MRDRLEQLRAKQDAEDDTDELEIAIDNTAFMDEFFAEIEETRQNIDKISENVEEAKKLYSVILSAPIPEQKTKDELEQLTADIKKMANSVRNKLKSMERNIEQDEARSSADLRIRKSQHSVLSRKFVDVMTKYNEAQVDFRERSKGRIQRQLEITGKNTTDEELEEMLESGNPAIFTSGIVDSQISKQALSEIEGRHKDIVRLESSIKELHDMFVDIAMLVENQGAMIDRIENNMDQSVGFVERAVADTKKAVKYQSEARRKKILIMICCIILVIILASSIGSIFA; encoded by the exons ATGCGGGACCGGCTGGAGCAGCTCCGGGCG AAGCAGGATGCTGAGGATGACACCGACGAGCTGGAAATCGCCATCGACAACACAGCCTTCATGGACGAATTCTTCGCTGAG ATCGAGGAGACGAGGCAGAACATCGACAAGATTTCAGAGAACGTGGAGGAGGCCAAGAAGCTCTACAGCGTCATCCTCTCGGCACCCATCCCTGAGCAGA AAACCAAAGATGAGTTGGAGCAGCTCACAGCTGACATCAAGAAGATGGCCAACAGCGTGCGCAACAAGCTGAAGA GCATGGAGAGGAACATTGAGCAGGATGAGGCCCGCTCCTCTGCTGACCTGCGCATACGCAAGTCCCAG cactcaGTCCTGTCCCGAAAGTTCGTTGATGTGATGACCAAGTACAACGAGGCGCAGGTTGACTTCCGGGAGCGCAGCAAAGGCCGGATCCAGCGGCAGCTAGAGATCA CTGGCAAGAACACGACAGATgaggagctggaagagatgCTGGAGAGCGGGAATCCCGCCATCTTCACCTCAGGG ATCGTGGACTCGCAGATCTcaaagcaggcactgagtgaaaTCGAGGGGCGGCACAAGGACATCGTGCGGCTGGAGAGCAGCATCAAGGAGCTGCACGACATGTTTGTCGACATCGCCATGCTGGTGGAGAACCAG GGAGCCATGATTGACCGCATAGAGAACAACATGGACCAGTCCGTCGGCTTCGTGGAGCGAGCCGTGGCTGACACCAAAAAGGCGGTCAAGTACCAAAGCGAAGCCAGGAGG AAGAAGATCCTGATCATGATTTGCTGCATTATCCTTGTCATCATCTTGGCTTCCAGCATTGGTAGCATCTTCGCCTGA
- the PATL1 gene encoding protein PAT1 homolog 1 isoform X1, with translation MFRYPSLEECPLDEEEDGFQVLGEEDEDIDQFNDDTFGAGAVDDDWQEAHERLAELEEKPLGSGQQAVPSSEDAELLGEPEDALAERLTRLVIESELEDPAIMRAVHTRGSGAQTMALNTSIWDGPSVLQRIRTPLLTQEMPSLSVLDYALPHRPPQAREEERDPSERALPRRSSSPIIGSPPVRAVPIGTPPKQAAVPNFNQQILCPKPVHIRATMQQRYSAPYGERMSPNQLCNVPNSSLLGHPFPTNVSPVLTHLQRAQLLGGAQAGRISPSQFARVSGLVGSPLPSVNPKLLQGRVGQMMAPTGGFRAFFGAGPAPPSQPQPPPGPMPHLQGLRPQPFRLDTTHLHPQHRRLLHQRQQQNRNQHRGLNGSVGDRGGHRGSHQEQVRKDPYANLMLQREKDWVSKIQMMQLQSTDPYLDDYYYQNYFQKLEKLSAAEEDGPKKERTKLITPQVAKLEHTYKPVQFEGSLGKLTVSSVNNPRKMIDAVVTSRGEDDETKEKQVRDKRRQTLVTIEKTYSLLLDVEDYERRYLLSLEGERPALVGERQQKICNMYDNLRGKTPGQERPSDDHFMQIMCIRKGKRLVARILPFLSPEQAAEVLLATARNLPFLIKKDAQDEVLPCLLRPFSHVLYHLPLGTLTSLVQQLTNLPQSAAAPAATNLHLATVLQNKFGLSLLYLVMSRGEELQSTDGGTELMRDNQWTELMLLAARELLRVPPTALPKPVPPPNNLLSLFSRYVDQQKLNLLQTKLQ, from the exons atgtTCCGGTACCCG TCCCTGGAGGAGTGCCCGCTGGATGAGGAGGAGGACGGCTTCCAGGTGCTGGGCGAGGAGGATGAGGACATTGATCAGTTCAACGATGACACCTTTGGAGCTGGGGCTGTCG ATGATGACTGGCAGGAGGCCCACGAGCGGCTGGCTGAGTTGGAGGAGAAACCcctgggctctgggcagcaggcCGTGCCGAGCAGCgaggatgcagagctgctgggtgaaCCTGAGGACGCACTGGCAGAGCGGCTGACGCGGCTGGTGATCGAGAGCGAGCTGGAGGACCCTGCCATCATGCGAGCCGTGCACACCCGTGGGTCTGGTGCACAGACCATGGCACTCAACACCAGCATCTGGGATGGCCCCTCTGTTCTGCAGCGCATCCGCACACCGCTGCTCACACAG GAGATGCCATCGTTGTCCGTGCTGGACTACGCTctgccccacagacccccaCAGGCTCGGGAGGAGGAGCGGGACCCCTCGGAGCGGGCACTGCCACGCCGCTCATCCTCCCCCATCATCGGGAGCCCCCCTGTGCGAGCAGTCCCCATCGGCACCCCACCCAAGCAGGCCGCCGTGCCCAATTTTAACCAGCAG aTCCTGTGTCCAAAGCCTGTCCACATCCGGGCTACCATGCAGCAGCGCTACTCTGCTCCCTACGGCGAGAGGATGTCACCCAACCAGCTCTGCAACGTACCG AACTCTTCCTTGCTGGGTCACCCATTCCCCACCAATGTCTCTCCCGTTCTCACCCACCTGCAGCGGGcgcagctgctgggaggtgcACAG gCTGGCCGAATTTCTCCTAGCCAGTTTGCTCGAGTCTCGGGCCTTGTTGGGAGCCCGCTACCCTCCGTCAATCccaagctgctgcagggcagagtgGGGCAGATGATGGCTCCCACCGGTGGCTTTCGTGCCTTCTTCGGGGCTGGCCCCGCTCCACCCTCACAACCGCAGCCTCCACCGGGTCCCATGCCTCACCTGCAGGGCCTGAG GCCGCAGCCCTTCCGACTGGACACCACCCACCTGCACCCCCAGCACCGCCGGCTCCTGCACcagcggcagcagcagaacCGAAA CCAGCACCGTGGCCTCAACGGCTCGGTGGGGGACCGAGGAGGCCACCGGGGCAGCCACCAGGAGCAGGTGCGCAAGGACCCCTACGCCAACCTCATGCTGCAGCGGGAGAAGGACTGGGTGTCCAAGATCCAGAtgatgcagctgcagagcacagatccCTACTTGGACGACTACTACTATCAG AACTACTTCCAGAAACTGGAGAAGCTGTCAGCAGCTGAGGAAGATGGTCCCAAGAAGGAGCGTACGAAGCTCATCACCCCTCAGGTGGCAAAGCTGGAGCACACCTACAAGCCAG TGCAGTTCGAGGGCTCTCTTGGGAAGCTGACGGTCTCCAGCGTGAACAACCCTCGGAAGATGATCGATGCAGTGGTGACCTCCCGTGGAGAGGATGAT GAGACAAAGGAGAAGCAGGTCCGGGACAAGCGGCGCCAGACGCTTGTCACCATAGAGAAG ACATACAGCCTCCTCCTTGACGTGGAGGACTATGAGAGACGCTACCTCCTGAGCTTGGAGGGCGAGCGGCCCGCCCTGGTGGGTGAGAGGCAGCAGAAGATCTGCAACATGTACGACAATCTGCGTGGGAAAACACCGGGGCAGgagag GCCGAGCGATGACCACTTCATGCAGATCATGTGCATCCGGAAAGGAAAGCGCTTGGTGGCCCGCATCCTCCCCTTCCTGTCCCCCGAGCAAGCGGCCGAGGTGCTGTTGGCAACTGCCCGCAACCTGCCCTTCCTCATCAAGAAGGATGCTCAGGATGAG gtgctgccctgcctgctgcgGCCCTTCTCGCACGTCCTGTACCACCTCCCCCTGGGGACGCTCACCAGCCTGGTGCAGCAGCTCACCAACCTACCTCAGAGCGCCGCCGCGCCCGCCGCCACCAACCTGCACCTGGCCACCGTGCTCCAAAACAAG TTCGGCCTGTCCCTGCTGTACCTGGTAATGAGCCGCggggaggagctgcagagcacgGACGGCGGCACGGAGCTGATGCGGGACAACCAGTG GACGGAGCTGATGCTGCTGGCCGCCCGGGAGCTGCTGCGCGTTCCGCCCACCGCCCTGCCCAAGCCGGTGCCGCCCCCCAACAACCTGCTCTCCCTTTTCTCCCGCTACGTCGACCAACAGAAGCTCAACCTGCTGCAGACCAAACTGCAGTGA
- the PATL1 gene encoding protein PAT1 homolog 1 isoform X2 has product MFRYPSLEECPLDEEEDGFQVLGEEDEDIDQFNDDTFGAGAVDDDWQEAHERLAELEEKPLGSGQQAVPSSEDAELLGEPEDALAERLTRLVIESELEDPAIMRAVHTRGSGAQTMALNTSIWDGPSVLQRIRTPLLTQEMPSLSVLDYALPHRPPQAREEERDPSERALPRRSSSPIIGSPPVRAVPIGTPPKQAAVPNFNQQILCPKPVHIRATMQQRYSAPYGERMSPNQLCNNSSLLGHPFPTNVSPVLTHLQRAQLLGGAQAGRISPSQFARVSGLVGSPLPSVNPKLLQGRVGQMMAPTGGFRAFFGAGPAPPSQPQPPPGPMPHLQGLRPQPFRLDTTHLHPQHRRLLHQRQQQNRNQHRGLNGSVGDRGGHRGSHQEQVRKDPYANLMLQREKDWVSKIQMMQLQSTDPYLDDYYYQNYFQKLEKLSAAEEDGPKKERTKLITPQVAKLEHTYKPVQFEGSLGKLTVSSVNNPRKMIDAVVTSRGEDDETKEKQVRDKRRQTLVTIEKTYSLLLDVEDYERRYLLSLEGERPALVGERQQKICNMYDNLRGKTPGQERPSDDHFMQIMCIRKGKRLVARILPFLSPEQAAEVLLATARNLPFLIKKDAQDEVLPCLLRPFSHVLYHLPLGTLTSLVQQLTNLPQSAAAPAATNLHLATVLQNKFGLSLLYLVMSRGEELQSTDGGTELMRDNQWTELMLLAARELLRVPPTALPKPVPPPNNLLSLFSRYVDQQKLNLLQTKLQ; this is encoded by the exons atgtTCCGGTACCCG TCCCTGGAGGAGTGCCCGCTGGATGAGGAGGAGGACGGCTTCCAGGTGCTGGGCGAGGAGGATGAGGACATTGATCAGTTCAACGATGACACCTTTGGAGCTGGGGCTGTCG ATGATGACTGGCAGGAGGCCCACGAGCGGCTGGCTGAGTTGGAGGAGAAACCcctgggctctgggcagcaggcCGTGCCGAGCAGCgaggatgcagagctgctgggtgaaCCTGAGGACGCACTGGCAGAGCGGCTGACGCGGCTGGTGATCGAGAGCGAGCTGGAGGACCCTGCCATCATGCGAGCCGTGCACACCCGTGGGTCTGGTGCACAGACCATGGCACTCAACACCAGCATCTGGGATGGCCCCTCTGTTCTGCAGCGCATCCGCACACCGCTGCTCACACAG GAGATGCCATCGTTGTCCGTGCTGGACTACGCTctgccccacagacccccaCAGGCTCGGGAGGAGGAGCGGGACCCCTCGGAGCGGGCACTGCCACGCCGCTCATCCTCCCCCATCATCGGGAGCCCCCCTGTGCGAGCAGTCCCCATCGGCACCCCACCCAAGCAGGCCGCCGTGCCCAATTTTAACCAGCAG aTCCTGTGTCCAAAGCCTGTCCACATCCGGGCTACCATGCAGCAGCGCTACTCTGCTCCCTACGGCGAGAGGATGTCACCCAACCAGCTCTGCAAC AACTCTTCCTTGCTGGGTCACCCATTCCCCACCAATGTCTCTCCCGTTCTCACCCACCTGCAGCGGGcgcagctgctgggaggtgcACAG gCTGGCCGAATTTCTCCTAGCCAGTTTGCTCGAGTCTCGGGCCTTGTTGGGAGCCCGCTACCCTCCGTCAATCccaagctgctgcagggcagagtgGGGCAGATGATGGCTCCCACCGGTGGCTTTCGTGCCTTCTTCGGGGCTGGCCCCGCTCCACCCTCACAACCGCAGCCTCCACCGGGTCCCATGCCTCACCTGCAGGGCCTGAG GCCGCAGCCCTTCCGACTGGACACCACCCACCTGCACCCCCAGCACCGCCGGCTCCTGCACcagcggcagcagcagaacCGAAA CCAGCACCGTGGCCTCAACGGCTCGGTGGGGGACCGAGGAGGCCACCGGGGCAGCCACCAGGAGCAGGTGCGCAAGGACCCCTACGCCAACCTCATGCTGCAGCGGGAGAAGGACTGGGTGTCCAAGATCCAGAtgatgcagctgcagagcacagatccCTACTTGGACGACTACTACTATCAG AACTACTTCCAGAAACTGGAGAAGCTGTCAGCAGCTGAGGAAGATGGTCCCAAGAAGGAGCGTACGAAGCTCATCACCCCTCAGGTGGCAAAGCTGGAGCACACCTACAAGCCAG TGCAGTTCGAGGGCTCTCTTGGGAAGCTGACGGTCTCCAGCGTGAACAACCCTCGGAAGATGATCGATGCAGTGGTGACCTCCCGTGGAGAGGATGAT GAGACAAAGGAGAAGCAGGTCCGGGACAAGCGGCGCCAGACGCTTGTCACCATAGAGAAG ACATACAGCCTCCTCCTTGACGTGGAGGACTATGAGAGACGCTACCTCCTGAGCTTGGAGGGCGAGCGGCCCGCCCTGGTGGGTGAGAGGCAGCAGAAGATCTGCAACATGTACGACAATCTGCGTGGGAAAACACCGGGGCAGgagag GCCGAGCGATGACCACTTCATGCAGATCATGTGCATCCGGAAAGGAAAGCGCTTGGTGGCCCGCATCCTCCCCTTCCTGTCCCCCGAGCAAGCGGCCGAGGTGCTGTTGGCAACTGCCCGCAACCTGCCCTTCCTCATCAAGAAGGATGCTCAGGATGAG gtgctgccctgcctgctgcgGCCCTTCTCGCACGTCCTGTACCACCTCCCCCTGGGGACGCTCACCAGCCTGGTGCAGCAGCTCACCAACCTACCTCAGAGCGCCGCCGCGCCCGCCGCCACCAACCTGCACCTGGCCACCGTGCTCCAAAACAAG TTCGGCCTGTCCCTGCTGTACCTGGTAATGAGCCGCggggaggagctgcagagcacgGACGGCGGCACGGAGCTGATGCGGGACAACCAGTG GACGGAGCTGATGCTGCTGGCCGCCCGGGAGCTGCTGCGCGTTCCGCCCACCGCCCTGCCCAAGCCGGTGCCGCCCCCCAACAACCTGCTCTCCCTTTTCTCCCGCTACGTCGACCAACAGAAGCTCAACCTGCTGCAGACCAAACTGCAGTGA
- the OSBP gene encoding oxysterol-binding protein 1, whose translation MAEVRGAGAGPGSALPGPMALPAAPGAAPTLPSPAAGGGGGGQGTASGPAGATAAAGSGGAAREGWLFKWTNYIKGYQRRWFVLSNGLLSYYRSKAEMRHTCRGTINLATANITVEDSCNFIISNGGAQTYHLKASSEVERQRWVTALELAKAKAVKMLEESDDSGDESVSQSDKTELQSTLRTLSSKVEDLSTCNDLIAKHGTALQRSLSELESLRLPADSTEKIKQVNERATLFRITSNAMINACRDFLLLAQTHSKKWQKSLQHERDQRIRLEETLEQLAKQHNHLERAFRGATVLPAGAAGSGGSAKDPCCSAKGDLSDEDDDNEFFDAPEIITVPESMGHKRTGSNISGTSSDISLDEQYKHQVEDTKKEKRTRIPYKPNYSLNLWSIMKNCIGKELSKIPMPVNFNEPLSMLQRLTEDLEYHELLDRAAKCESSLEQLCYVAAFTVSSYSTTVFRTSKPFNPLLGETFELDRLEENGYRSLCEQVSHHPPAAAHHADSKHGWTLRQEIKITSKFRGKYLSIMPLGTIHCVFHASGNHYTWKKVTTTVHNIIVGKLWIDQSGEIEIVNHKTGDKCNLKFVPYSYFSRDVARKVTGEVMDPAGKVHFLLLGTWDEKMDCYKVAAGSGDNGAESRQRPHEAEENRVPLWKRNQLPKYAENMYYFSELALTLNAPESGTAPTDSRRRPDQRLMENGRWDEANTEKQRLEEKQRLARKRREAEAARATEDGTPYDPYKPLWFERKKDPVTQELAHVYRGGYWESKEKQDWSGCPDIF comes from the exons ATGGCGGAGGTgcgcggggcgggcgcgggCCCCGGCTCGGCTCTGCCCGGGCCCATGGCGCTGCCCGCGGCGCCCGGCGCGGCCCCGACGCTGCCCTCCCCGGCGGCGGGAGGCGGAGGCGGCGGCCAAGGGACGGCTTCGGGCCCGGCGGGGGcgacggcggcggcggggagcggcggagcggcgcgggAGGGTTGGCTGTTCAAGTGGACCAACTACATCAAGGGCTACCAGCGGCGCTGGTTCGTGCTCAGCAACGGTCTGCTCAGCTACTACCG CTCCAAGGCGGAGATGCGCCACACGTGCCGCGGCACCATCAACCTGGCCACAGCCAACATCACGGTGGAGGACTCGTGCAACTTCATCATCTCCAATGGCGGGGCGCAGACCTACCACCTGAAGGCCAGCTCCGAGGTGGAGCGGCAGCGCTGGGTCACGGCACTGGAGCTGGCCAAGGCCAAGGCTGTCAAGATGCTGGAGGAGTCAG ATGACTCTGGCGATGAATCGGTGTCCCAGAGCGACAAGACGGAGCTGCAGAGCACGCTGCGCACACTGTCCAGCAAGGTGGAGGACCTGAGTACCTGCAACGACCTGATTGCCAAGCACGGCACCGCCCTGCAGCGTTCCCTCAGCGAGCTGGAGAGCCTGCGCCTGCCGGCTGACAGCACCGAGAAAATCAAGCAGGTCAACGAGCGTGCCACGCTCTTCCGCATCACCTCGAACGCCATGATCAAT GCCTGCCGGGatttcctgctgctggcccAGACCCACAGCAAGAAGTGGCAGAAGTCGCTGCAGCATGAGCGGGATCAGCGCATCCGCCTGGAGGAGACACTGGAGCAGCTGGCCAAGCAGCACAACCACCTGGAGAGGGCTTTCCGTGGTGCCACCGTTCTGCCcgctggtgctgctggcagtggtGGCTCCGCCAAAG atccctgctgctctgcaaaagGAGACCTGAGCGACGAGGACGATGACAACGAGTTCTTTGATGCCCCGGAGATCATCACTGTGCCGGAGAGCATGGGCCACAA GCGCACTGGCAGCAACATCAGCGGCACCAGCAGCGACATCAGCCTGGATGAGCAG TATAAGCACCAGGTGGAAGACACCAAGAAGGAGAAGAGAACCCGCATTCCCTACAAGCCCAACTACAGCCTCAACCTCTGGAGCATCATGAAGAACTGCATTGGGAAGGAGCTGTCCAAGATCCCTATGCCG GTGAACTTCAACGAGCCTCTGTCCATGCTTCAGCGCCTGACGGAGGACCTGGAGTACCACGAGCTGCTCGACCGCGCGGCCAAATGCGAGAGCTcgctggagcagctctgctacGTGGCTGCCTTCACCGTCTCCTCCTATTCCACCACCGTCTTCCGCACCAGCAAACCCTTTAACCCGCTCCTGGGGGAGACCTTTGAGCTGGACCGCCTGGAGGAGAACGGTTACCGCTCTCTCTGTGAGCAG gtCAGCCACCACCCGCCGGCTGCTGCACACCACGCTGACTCCAAGCACGGCTGGACGCTGCGCCAGGAGATTAAAATCACCAGCAAGTTCCGGGGGAAGTACCTCTCCATCATGCCTCTGG gCACCATCCACTGCGTCTTCCATGCGTCCGGCAACCACTACACGTGGAAAAAGGTCACCACCACTGTGCACAACATCATCGTGGGGAAACTGTGGATCGACCAG TCGGGTGAAATTGAAATCGTCAACCACAAGACAGGTGACAAATGCAACCTCAAGTTTGTGCCCTACAGCTACTTTTCACGGGACGTGGCTAGGAAG GTCACTGGGGAGGTGATGGACCCCGCGGGGAAGGTGCACTTCCTCCTGCTGGGCACCTGGGACGAGAAGATGGATTGCTACAAGGTGGCAGCGGGCAGCGGGGACAACGGGGCCGAGAGCCGGCAGCGGCCGCACGAAGCGGAGGAGAATCGCGTACCGCTGTGGAAGAGGAACCAGTTGCC GAAGTACGCAGAGAACATGTACTACTTCTCGGAGCTGGCGCTGACGCTCAACGCACCTGAAAGCGGCACGGCGCCCACCGACAGCCGTCGGCGCCCTGACCAGCGCCTGATGGAGAACGGCCGCTGGGACGAGGCCAACACCGAGAAGCAGCGCCTGGAGGAGAAGCAGCGCCTGGCCCGCAAGCGCCGCGAGGCTGAGGCCGCCCGAGCCACTGAGGACG gcacCCCGTACGACCCCTACAAGCCGCTGTGGTTCGAGCGCAAGAAGGACCCGGTCACCCAGGAGCTGGCGCACGTCTACCGGGGGGGTTACTGGGAGAGCAAGGAGAAGCAGGACTGGAGCGGGTGCCCGGACATTTTCTGA
- the CABP4 gene encoding calcium-binding protein 4, producing MPRSRGEKGAPKNTEASGKGKRGEVGESPPKAAEVGGPPGSPDAESRHGGHGRKNSKKGAGDPHAASTKTYSPFLNTVFGKERELSPEELDELLDAFKEFDTDQDGFISYKDLGACMRTLGYMPTEMELIEISQHIKMRMGGRVDFEDFVQMMGPKLREETAHMVGVRELKIAFREFDVNGDGEISSAEMRQAIAALLGEQLKAQEVDEILQDVDLNGDGRVDFDEFVMMLSSR from the exons ATGCCACGCTCTCGGGGGGAGAAGGGGGCCCCCAAGAACACCGAAGCCTCTGGCAAAGGGAAAAGGGGGGAGGTGGGCGAGAGCCCCCCCAAAGCCGCTGAGGTGGGTGGCCCCCCAGGCAGCCCCGACGCCGAATCCCGGCACGGAGGCCACGGGaggaagaacagcaagaaaggGGCCGGGGACCCCCATGCTGCCAGCACCAAGACGTACTCACCGTTCCTCAACACGGTGTTTGGCAAG GAGCGGGAGCTGTCACCGGAGGAGCTGGATG AGCTGCTGGATGCCTTCAAGGAGTTTGACACCGACCAGGATGGCTTCATCAGCTACAAGGACTTGGGTGCATGCATGCGCACGCTGGGATACATGCCCACCGAAATGGAGCTCATCGAGATCTCCCAGCACATCAAGATGAGGA TGGGTGGCCGTGTGGACTTCGAGGACTTTGTGCAGATGATGGGGCCGAAGCTGCGGGAGGAGACGGCTCACATGGTGGGCGTGAGGGAGCTGAAGATTGCCTTCCGTGAG TTCGATGTGAATGGGGACGGGGAgatcagcagtgcagagatgCGGCAGGCCATCGCGGCGCTGCTGGGCGAGCAGCTGAAGGCACAGGAGGTTGATGAGATCCTGCAGGACGTGGACCTCAATGGGGACGGCCGCGTGGACTTTGATG AGTTCGTCATGATGCTGTCCTCCCGGTAA
- the GPR152 gene encoding probable G-protein coupled receptor 152 has translation MGAVGEIWRDGGECSMTGSNGRCNGMGSYGTGSYGTGSYGTGSYGTGSYGMGSYGMGSYGMGSYGMGRHPMGWTGTKGDAVRSGAMDWGGIQRDGAQRERRGRGRDTTALGRQVSRGAAALCAPTAEMEDDASPSPSSFPYPSSSLPPSPYPTPPAPRPAPSLRWDAQLLLLFALLGLPANAAVLWLTGRRLRCRGLAAFVFNVAASDFLLLANGTLQVWTAAHGHRWPLGTQPCRLHRFLLDLAYYGGLLLLAAVSLDRCALLLAPLWYRCRRPARWPAGLCGAAWLAAAACSAPNAALARASPVAPGLVVCRRERGRWESALGWLEAAVEGLLLPAAVLLLCHAVPAAVAAARRRRLGGGGAPAGFRRLVAATLGAYLAVNLPFQLARLLSRALPRHGARWLYALGLAFYAGSCVNPYLYLLLGTAMGHRAASAACARPCRRYGGDGGGNGGGADGPQPAAVPLCTDRPGPPGAAPPLDAPRVAEPL, from the coding sequence ATGGGTGCAGTGGGGGAGATCTGGAGGGATGGGGGAGAATGCAGCATGACGGGGAGCAACGGGAGATGTAATGGGATGGGGAGTTATGGGACGGGGAGTTATGGGACGGGGAGTTATGGGACGGGGAGTTATGGGACGGGGAGTTATGGGATGGGGAGTTATGGGATGGGGAGTTATGGGATGGGGAGTTATGGGATGGGGAGGCATCCAATGGGCTGGACGGGGACAAAGGGGGATGCGGTGAGGTCGGGAGCGATGGACTGGGGGGGCATCCAGAGGGACGGGGCGCAACGGGAGAGACGTGGGAGGGGACGCGACACAACGGCGCTGGGCCGGCAGGTGTCCCGGGGAGCCGCCGCCCTCTGCGCCCCGACGGCGGAGATGGAAGACGACGCCTCGCCATCTCCGTCCTCGTTCCCGTACCCGTCCTCGTCCCTACCCCCGTCCCCGTATCCGaccccgcccgccccgcggccgGCCCCGTCCCTGCGCTGGGACgcgcagctgctgctgctgttcgCGCTGCTGGGGCTGCCGGCCAACGCGGCGGTGCTTTGGCTGACGGGCCGGCGGCTGCGCTGCCGCGGTCTGGCCGCCTTCGTCTTCAACGTGGCGGCCTCCGACTTCCTCCTGCTCGCCAACGGCACGCTGCAGGTGTGGACGGCGGCCCACGGCCACCGGTGGCCGCTGGGCACGCAGCCGTGCCGCCTGCACCGCTTCCTGCTGGACCTGGCCTACTACGgcgggctgctgctgctcgccGCCGTCAGCCTGGACCGCTGCGCGCTGCTGCTGGCTCCGCTGTGGTACCGCTGCCGGCGCCCGGCCCGCTGGCCGGCGGGGCTGTGCGGGGCGGCCTGGCTGGCGGCGGCCGCCTGCAGCGCTCCCAACGCGGCGCTGGCGCGGGCCTCGCCGGTGGCGCCGGGCCTGGTGGTGTGCCGCAGGGAGCGCGGCCGGTGGGAGAGCGCGCTGGGCTGGCTGGAGGCGGCCgtggaggggctgctgctgcccgccgccgtgctgctgctgtgccacgcCGTCCCCGCCGCGGTGGCGgccgcgcggcggcggcggctcgggggcggcggggcgccCGCGGGGTTCCGGCGGCTGGTGGCGGCCACGCTGGGCGCGTACCTGGCGGTCAACCTGCCCTTCCAGCTGGCACGGCTGCTCAGCCGCGCCCTCCCGCGGCACGGCGCCCGCTGGCTGTACGCGCTGGGCCTGGCCTTCTACGCCGGCAGCTGCGTCAACCCCTACCTATACCTGCTGCTGGGCACCGCCATGGGGCACCGCGCCGCCAGCGCCGCGTGCGCGAGGCCGTGCCGCCGATACGGCGGGGACGGCGGAGGGAACGGCGGAGGGGCCGACGGCCCGCAGCCCGCCGCGGTGCCGCTGTGCACGGACCGCCCGGGGCcgcccggggccgccccgccaTTGGACGCCCCGCGCGTCGCCGAACCGCTGTGA